The Bos indicus x Bos taurus breed Angus x Brahman F1 hybrid chromosome 10, Bos_hybrid_MaternalHap_v2.0, whole genome shotgun sequence genome has a segment encoding these proteins:
- the VTI1B gene encoding vesicle transport through interaction with t-SNAREs homolog 1B, with protein MATSAASSEHFEKLHEIFRGLHEDLRGVPERLLGMAGTEEKKKLIRDFDEKQQEANETLAEMEEELRYAPLSFRNPMMSKLRTYRKDLAKLHREVRSTPLTATPGARGDMKYGTYAVENEHMNRLQSQRALLLQGTDSLNRATQSIERSHRIAAETDQIGSEIIEELGEQRDQLERTKSRLVNTSENLSKSRKILRSMSRKVTTNKLLLSIVILLELAILGGLVYYKFFRRH; from the exons ATGGCCACCTCCGCCGCCTCCTCGGAGCATTTCGAGAAACTGCACGAGATCTTCCGCGGCCTCCATGAAGACCTACGAGGGGTGCCGGAGCGGCTCCTGGGGATGGCAGGGACAG AAGAGAAGAAGAAGTTGATTAGAGATTTCGATGAAAAGCAACAGGAAGCAAATGAAACG CTggcagaaatggaagaggaacTGCGTTATGCACCCCTATCTTTTCGTAACCCTATGATGTCTAAGCTGCGAACCTACCGGAAGGACCTTGCCAAACTCCATCGGGAAGTGAGAAGTACGCCTTTGACAGCCACTCCTGGGGCCCGAGGAGACATGAAATATGGCACATACGCTGTGGAGAACGAGCATATG AATCGGCTACAGTCTCAAAGGGCATTGCTTCTGCAAGGCACTGACAGCCTGAATCGGGCCACCCAGAGTATTGAGCGTTCTCATCGTATTGCTGCAGAGACTGACCAGATTGGCTCAGAAATCATAGAAGAGCTGGGGGAGCAACGTGACCAGTTGGAACGTACCAAGAGTAGA CTGGTAAATACAAGTGAAAACTTGAGCAAAAGTCGGAAGATTCTCCGCTCAATGTCCAGAAA AGTGACAACCAACAAGCTGCTGCTTTCCATCGTCATCTTACTGGAGCTAGCCATTCTGGGAGGCCTGGTTTATTACAAATTCTTTCGCAGGCATTAA